The Argopecten irradians isolate NY chromosome 6, Ai_NY, whole genome shotgun sequence genome has a window encoding:
- the LOC138325523 gene encoding uncharacterized protein isoform X1: protein MAAARQTGTSNQPEAPLPEGWQKAEAPKRRPEIYFVNHNDRYTTWSDPRTDQDLEPAQQGVSVLEYIISRYNFKKADYQDQERLQAELYTHWQICMGEGNKESIGACLKALQDKICVKGFPPPHSPASDMGKKVYELIFDVISESVQKGRMTREDSNELVYEFIVDLLEYGPGSYAAYLIKTQIIKREDMEKYLQDLKGVKLTRMIDSLKSWHYVPENHKFVGDSHSDIWGTCVYNLIKIILGNYKNEKVYDPAIHEQFLELYISYFTKIAEVPHDFVFHLGYAMKTIEKAYSKKHNENPYQVLEKPDILQRHWRTVIDTICSKKVDVDISTDLITLMVDCIIANDWTVYFWDDVVELMKRYFLTCNAKSENNRERVLKRVLHLVTVTTEDTYNKNPEMLGKMLGMFKELLEKKPEHMPWVYQYLTTLGQKTSAKGGLEKNWFPLLKACTRTMHRKGVHICVFMFRQKKLLKMWNWKVNYQEALDIIEPLNKAHLHLNGDDKDARFLENCGNTIYELLEHFNHAKVSEKLNGHATKLAMTILEKRSVLLNNFIDRFVRQITLENNKEDIPGLMTRFAALFYDTNYIWDDYTTHNIGMNFMEKSLKAFSSGKEMPDELNKTLVEMFLWVMETEDLDYMNLEFRKLSLYGHAASEYLYLFTTKHIGTKTSEVILPLLPAIVRQMKHEEKELAEKSQMIVYQISINDYKLLEGYLEPLVVWYKETHSAFALRAIWKPFEESDGFKTSDFKDMMEAIEEDTDNSKIFTHGMLMKLMAERQPELFTQKHVNLMIDRFLDDKLSQPSVLIALGEVVASQPQLFGDDMVERIFRNPNLNSSSLQVIAVNLGLQKKEMVNTILDELISLIKVWNDPNHQISLLDSIRILGAKYGVEYLRPHRKLFEDIKKYGKSSAVKDMSAAIVNAMDGVSMEGIITDVIQTKKKVKTLDKKVTKVQEDVSGMKASVEKQDKVIKTVETGLQNVEKRVDVVEKDLDETKARVEEIDNKTMSNAPAWSRDLTKLMNPKADNDWRLLGQRLGYSLDDIKAWATHSDPCMALLNEWYATHRMIEATHAVLNILQDINRLDAAVLVENAMKAVEDVVEEPTEYTKPPPIFLSYQWGHQNEVKLLRQHLLMAGYECWMDVGQMGGGDKLFEKIDNGIRGSKVIICCVSEKYAKSPNCNREVNLAVNLGKPMIPLLMEKMGWPPQGSMGPIFSEYLFVRFFQRKGEETEDQRFWPAPKFHELLMQLNIYKTLPDESLITKEYKDWWIPVAEEVVIYKKLNSQSGAAMSQTKDEESKSPDVFLSYQWGKQKQIKQLYKRLSELGLTCWMDIYQMGGGDSLFDKIDRGVRGCKIMLSCVTTKYIVSANCRREMTLADSLKKPVVSLLLENMTWPPTGPMSTVFTQFPLIEFNQEEDIQMTWTGIRFEDLLDQIMEHVPNTIGYVKNPRRNEEKTETKGNTNIMSSDQNSEREQPENDKEEEDMTQNSESNGFDGQASSKKSRIDQNTKDQKEATKPSLGADSFTDDDPPPAYDSLFSQSASRSTSTENKKSTQKTMSEKKKEAAPTVRYPPPPYLYRHKYVEIVQPIKSEKNKSSSCVIV, encoded by the exons ATGGCTGCAGCAAGGCAGACAGGCACTTCGAACCAGCCAGAGGCACCCCTACCTGAGGGATGGCAGAAAGCTGAAGCACCCAAACGACGACCTGAAATCTACTTTGTCAATCACAATGATAGATATACTACCTGGAGTGATCCTAGAACAG ATCAGGACCTGGAACCAGCACAACAAG GAGTATCTGTGTTGGAATATATTATAAGTAGATATAACTTTAAGAAAGCTGATTACCAGGACCAAGAACGTCTCCAGGCGGAACTGTACACCCATTGGCAGATCTGTATGGGAGAAGGCAACAAGGAATCTATAGGGGCCTGTCTAAAGGCCCTTCAGGACAAAATCTGTGTTAAGGGTTTCCCTCCACCACACTCCCCTGCCTCAGACATGGGGAAAAAAGTGTATGAATTAATCTTTGACGTAATAAG TGAGAGTGTACAGAAAGGCCGTATGACACGAGAAGACAGCAACGAGTTAGTGTATGAATTCATCGTCGATCTGTTAGAGTATGGTCCAGGGTCATATGCTGCTTACCTGATCAAAACTCAAATAATTAAGAGAGAGGACATGGAAAAATACTTACAG GATTTGAAAGGGGTGAAACTCACAAGAATGATTGACAGTTTAAAGTCTTGGCATTACGTTCCAGAGAATCACAAATTTGTGGGTGACTCCCATTCTGATATCTGGGGCACCTGTGTATACAATCTCATCAAAATTATCTTAGG AAACTACAAAAATGAGAAAGTTTATGATCCAGCAATCCATGAACAATTTCTGGAACTCTACATTTCTTACTTCACCAAGATTGCCGAGGTACCTCATGATTTTGTATTTCACCTGGGTTATGCCATGAAGACAATAGAGAAAGCTTACTCAAAGAAACACAATGAAAATCCATACCAG GTTTTAGAAAAGCCTGACATTCTTCAGAGGCACTGGAGAACTGTGATAGACACGATATGCAGCAAGAAGGTTGATGTTGATATATCTACTGATCTGATCACACTCATGGTCGACTGCATTAT agCAAATGACTGGACTGTTTATTTTTGGGATGATGTGGTAGAACTTATGAAGAGGTACTTTCTAACATGTAATGCCAAATCAGAAAACAATAGAGAGAGAGTCTTAAAACGCGTCCTACATCTCGTGACTGTCACTACAGAAGACACCTATAAT AAAAATCCTGAGATGTTGGGGAAAATGCTTGGGATGTTTAAAGAACTTCTTGAGAAGAAGCCAGAACATATGCCTTGGGTTTATCAATACCTCACTACTTTGGGACAGAAGACAAGTGCAAA GGGTGGATTAGAGAAAAACTGGTTCCCATTGCTAAAAGCATGTACGAGAACCATGCACAGGAAAGGAGTgcatatatgtgtatttatgtTCAGACAGAAAAAACTTCTGAAGATGTGGAATTGGAAA GTAAACTATCAAGAAGCCTTAGACATCATTGAACCTTTAAATAAAGCACACCTGCACCTAAATGGTGATGACAAAGATGCGAGATTCTTAGAGAACTGTGGGAACACCATCTATGAGCTTCTAGAACATTTCAA TCATGCCAAGGTCTCGGAGAAACTGAATGGACATGCAACAAAACTGGCCATGACGATATTGGAGAAAAGATCAGTATTGCTGAACAATTTCATCGACAGATTTGTACGACAGATAACATTGGAG AATAATAAGGAGGATATCCCAGGCCTAATGACGCGATTTGCTGCGCTTTTTTACGACACAAACTATATTTGGGATGACTATACTACACACAATATCGGCATGAATTTTATGGAGAAATCTTTAAAAGCCTtcag CTCTGGGAAGGAGATGCCTGATGAGCTGAATAAAACATTGGTCGAGATGTTTCTATGGGTGATGGAGACTGAGGATTTGGACTACATGAATCTGGAGTTCAGAAAATTGTCTCTGTATGGACATGCAGCCTCAGAATATCTTTATTTGTTCACAACAAAG CATATCGGAACCAAGACATCCGAGGTTATTTTGCCATTGCTTCCAGCCATAGTGAGACAGATGAAGCACGAGGAGAAGGAACTGGCGGAGAAAAGTCAAATGATTGTCTATCAGATTAGTATAAACGATTACAAACTATTGGAAGGTTACCTGGAGCCCCTCGTTGTCTGGTATAAAGAGACACACTCTGCTTTTGCATTAA GAGCGATATGGAAGCCGTTTGAGGAAAGTGATGGTTTTAAAACTTCGGATTTTAAAGACATGATGGAAGCTATAGAGGAGGACACTGACAACTCTAAAATATTTACACATGGTATGCTGATGAAATTGATGGCTGAAAGACAACCGGAG CTGTTTACCCAGAAGCACGTGAACCTGATGATAGACAGATTTCTTGATGACAAGCTGTCACAGCCCAGTGTGTTAATAGCTCTTGGGGAAGTCGTAGCCAGTCAACCACAACTTTTTGGAGATGACATGGTCGAACGGATATTCCGAAATCCAAACTTAAACTCTTCCTCTCTCCAGGTTATAGCTGTCAACCTAGGACTACAGAAAAAG GAAATGGTTAATACCATTCTGGACGAACTGATTTCTCTGATAAAAGTTTGGAATGACCCGAACCATCAGATATCCCTGTTAGATTCGATCCGTATTCTGGGAGCTAAGTATGGCGTTGAATACCTCAGACCTCATCGTAAGTTGTTTGAGGATATCAAGAAATATGGCAAGAGTTCTGCTGTCAAAGACATGTCAGCTGCTATCGTTAATGCGATGGATGGCGTCAG TATGGAGGGAATTATCACAGATGTCATTCAAACAAAAAAGAAGGTCAAAACCCTTGATAAGAAAGTTACTAAGGTCCAAGAGGACGTCAGTGGAATGAAAGCATCAGTTGAAAAACAGGACAAGGTGATAAAAACTGTAGAGACTGGCCTTCAAAATGTCGAAAAGCGGGTGGATGTTGTGGAGAAAGATCTTGACGAAACCAAGGCTAGGGTTGAGGAAATTGACAATAAA ACAATGTCAAACGCCCCAGCATGGTCTCGAGATCTGACAAAATTGATGAACCCGAAGGCCGACAATGACTGGAGGTTATTAGGCCAGCGCCTTGGATATTCATTGGACGACATCAAGGCATGGGCCACTCATAGTGACCCTTGTATGGCCCTCCTAAATGAGTGGTACGCTACCCACCGGATGATAGAGGCCACACATGCGGTTCTGAACATTCTACAGGACATTAACAGACTTGATGCTGCTGTTCTGGTAGAAAATGCCATGAAAGCTGTAG AGGATGTCGTAGAGGAACCCACAGAGTACACCAAACCTCCACCGATCTTCCTGAGCTACCAATGGGGTCACCAGAACGAGGTCAAGTTACTAAGGCAACACCTCCTCATGGCCGGATACGAATGCTGGATGGATGTAGGACAAATGGGAGGCGGGGACAAACTGTTCGAGAAGATTGACAATGGAATCCGAGGGTCAAAGGTCATCATCTGTTGTGTGTCCGAGAAGTACGCAAAGTCTCCCAACTGTAATAGAGAG GTAAACTTGGCCGTTAATCTTGGAAAACCTATGATTCCACTGCTGATGGAGAAAATGGGCTGGCCTCCTCAGGGCTCCATGGGACCCATCTTCAGCGAGTACCTGTTTGTGAGGTTCTTTCAACGAAAGGGCGAAGAGACTGAAGACCAACGATTTTGGCCAGCTCCAAAGTTTCATGAGCTTTTGATGCAACTTAACATATACAAAACACTGCCAGATGAATCCCTCATTACCAAAG AATACAAGGACTGGTGGATTCCTGTAGCAGAGGAAGTCGTCATCTACAAGAAGTTAAACAGTCAGAGCGGTGCTGCCATGTCTCAGACAAAG gACGAAGAGAGCAAGTCTCCAGACGTGTTCCTGTCGTACCAGTGGGGTAAACAGAAGCAGATAAAACAGCTGTACAAGAGACTGTCTGAGCTTGGTTTGACCTGTTGGATGGACATCTACCAGATGGGAGGCGGGGATTCACTGTTCGACAAGATCGATCGCGGTGTCAGGGGATGTAAGATTATGCTTAGTTGTGTGACAACCAAGTACATAGTCTCGGCCAACTGTCGACGGGAAATGACTCTTGCCGACTCACTGAAGAAGCCCGTGGTGTCTCTTCTGCTTGAAAACATGACCTGGCCACCAACAGGACCTATGAGTACTGTCTTTACTCAGTTTCCATTAATCGAGTTTAATCAGGAAGAAGACATCCAAATGACATGGACGGGCATTAGGTTTGAGGACCTCCTTGATCAGATAATGGAGCACGTACCGAATACTATTGGATATGTCAAAAATCCAAGACGAAATGAAGAGAAAACGGAGACCAAAggtaatacaaatattatgtCTTCAGATCAAAATTCTGAGAGAGAACAGCCCGAAAATGACAAAGAAGAAGAAGACATGACACAAAACTCTGAATCAAACGGCTTTGATGGTCAAGCGTCATCCAAGAAATCTAGAATAGATCAGAATACTAAAGATCAGAAAGAAGCCACAAAGCCGTCGTTAGGGGCGGACAGCTTCACAGATGACGATCCGCCACCAGCATATGATTCTCTGTTTTCACAAAGTGCTTCAAGGTCCACGAGTACAGAAAACAAGAAATCAACACAAAAGACCATGTCGGAGAAAAAGAAGGAAGCTGCACCAACCGTGCGTTATCCGCCCCCGCCATATTTATACCGACATAAGTATGTTGAAATTGTTCAACCAattaaatcagaaaaaaataagtcGTCGTCATGTGTGATTGTTTGA
- the LOC138325523 gene encoding uncharacterized protein isoform X2 has translation MKTIEKAYSKKHNENPYQVLEKPDILQRHWRTVIDTICSKKVDVDISTDLITLMVDCIIANDWTVYFWDDVVELMKRYFLTCNAKSENNRERVLKRVLHLVTVTTEDTYNKNPEMLGKMLGMFKELLEKKPEHMPWVYQYLTTLGQKTSAKGGLEKNWFPLLKACTRTMHRKGVHICVFMFRQKKLLKMWNWKVNYQEALDIIEPLNKAHLHLNGDDKDARFLENCGNTIYELLEHFNHAKVSEKLNGHATKLAMTILEKRSVLLNNFIDRFVRQITLENNKEDIPGLMTRFAALFYDTNYIWDDYTTHNIGMNFMEKSLKAFSSGKEMPDELNKTLVEMFLWVMETEDLDYMNLEFRKLSLYGHAASEYLYLFTTKHIGTKTSEVILPLLPAIVRQMKHEEKELAEKSQMIVYQISINDYKLLEGYLEPLVVWYKETHSAFALRAIWKPFEESDGFKTSDFKDMMEAIEEDTDNSKIFTHGMLMKLMAERQPELFTQKHVNLMIDRFLDDKLSQPSVLIALGEVVASQPQLFGDDMVERIFRNPNLNSSSLQVIAVNLGLQKKEMVNTILDELISLIKVWNDPNHQISLLDSIRILGAKYGVEYLRPHRKLFEDIKKYGKSSAVKDMSAAIVNAMDGVSMEGIITDVIQTKKKVKTLDKKVTKVQEDVSGMKASVEKQDKVIKTVETGLQNVEKRVDVVEKDLDETKARVEEIDNKTMSNAPAWSRDLTKLMNPKADNDWRLLGQRLGYSLDDIKAWATHSDPCMALLNEWYATHRMIEATHAVLNILQDINRLDAAVLVENAMKAVEDVVEEPTEYTKPPPIFLSYQWGHQNEVKLLRQHLLMAGYECWMDVGQMGGGDKLFEKIDNGIRGSKVIICCVSEKYAKSPNCNREVNLAVNLGKPMIPLLMEKMGWPPQGSMGPIFSEYLFVRFFQRKGEETEDQRFWPAPKFHELLMQLNIYKTLPDESLITKEYKDWWIPVAEEVVIYKKLNSQSGAAMSQTKDEESKSPDVFLSYQWGKQKQIKQLYKRLSELGLTCWMDIYQMGGGDSLFDKIDRGVRGCKIMLSCVTTKYIVSANCRREMTLADSLKKPVVSLLLENMTWPPTGPMSTVFTQFPLIEFNQEEDIQMTWTGIRFEDLLDQIMEHVPNTIGYVKNPRRNEEKTETKGNTNIMSSDQNSEREQPENDKEEEDMTQNSESNGFDGQASSKKSRIDQNTKDQKEATKPSLGADSFTDDDPPPAYDSLFSQSASRSTSTENKKSTQKTMSEKKKEAAPTVRYPPPPYLYRHKYVEIVQPIKSEKNKSSSCVIV, from the exons ATGAAGACAATAGAGAAAGCTTACTCAAAGAAACACAATGAAAATCCATACCAG GTTTTAGAAAAGCCTGACATTCTTCAGAGGCACTGGAGAACTGTGATAGACACGATATGCAGCAAGAAGGTTGATGTTGATATATCTACTGATCTGATCACACTCATGGTCGACTGCATTAT agCAAATGACTGGACTGTTTATTTTTGGGATGATGTGGTAGAACTTATGAAGAGGTACTTTCTAACATGTAATGCCAAATCAGAAAACAATAGAGAGAGAGTCTTAAAACGCGTCCTACATCTCGTGACTGTCACTACAGAAGACACCTATAAT AAAAATCCTGAGATGTTGGGGAAAATGCTTGGGATGTTTAAAGAACTTCTTGAGAAGAAGCCAGAACATATGCCTTGGGTTTATCAATACCTCACTACTTTGGGACAGAAGACAAGTGCAAA GGGTGGATTAGAGAAAAACTGGTTCCCATTGCTAAAAGCATGTACGAGAACCATGCACAGGAAAGGAGTgcatatatgtgtatttatgtTCAGACAGAAAAAACTTCTGAAGATGTGGAATTGGAAA GTAAACTATCAAGAAGCCTTAGACATCATTGAACCTTTAAATAAAGCACACCTGCACCTAAATGGTGATGACAAAGATGCGAGATTCTTAGAGAACTGTGGGAACACCATCTATGAGCTTCTAGAACATTTCAA TCATGCCAAGGTCTCGGAGAAACTGAATGGACATGCAACAAAACTGGCCATGACGATATTGGAGAAAAGATCAGTATTGCTGAACAATTTCATCGACAGATTTGTACGACAGATAACATTGGAG AATAATAAGGAGGATATCCCAGGCCTAATGACGCGATTTGCTGCGCTTTTTTACGACACAAACTATATTTGGGATGACTATACTACACACAATATCGGCATGAATTTTATGGAGAAATCTTTAAAAGCCTtcag CTCTGGGAAGGAGATGCCTGATGAGCTGAATAAAACATTGGTCGAGATGTTTCTATGGGTGATGGAGACTGAGGATTTGGACTACATGAATCTGGAGTTCAGAAAATTGTCTCTGTATGGACATGCAGCCTCAGAATATCTTTATTTGTTCACAACAAAG CATATCGGAACCAAGACATCCGAGGTTATTTTGCCATTGCTTCCAGCCATAGTGAGACAGATGAAGCACGAGGAGAAGGAACTGGCGGAGAAAAGTCAAATGATTGTCTATCAGATTAGTATAAACGATTACAAACTATTGGAAGGTTACCTGGAGCCCCTCGTTGTCTGGTATAAAGAGACACACTCTGCTTTTGCATTAA GAGCGATATGGAAGCCGTTTGAGGAAAGTGATGGTTTTAAAACTTCGGATTTTAAAGACATGATGGAAGCTATAGAGGAGGACACTGACAACTCTAAAATATTTACACATGGTATGCTGATGAAATTGATGGCTGAAAGACAACCGGAG CTGTTTACCCAGAAGCACGTGAACCTGATGATAGACAGATTTCTTGATGACAAGCTGTCACAGCCCAGTGTGTTAATAGCTCTTGGGGAAGTCGTAGCCAGTCAACCACAACTTTTTGGAGATGACATGGTCGAACGGATATTCCGAAATCCAAACTTAAACTCTTCCTCTCTCCAGGTTATAGCTGTCAACCTAGGACTACAGAAAAAG GAAATGGTTAATACCATTCTGGACGAACTGATTTCTCTGATAAAAGTTTGGAATGACCCGAACCATCAGATATCCCTGTTAGATTCGATCCGTATTCTGGGAGCTAAGTATGGCGTTGAATACCTCAGACCTCATCGTAAGTTGTTTGAGGATATCAAGAAATATGGCAAGAGTTCTGCTGTCAAAGACATGTCAGCTGCTATCGTTAATGCGATGGATGGCGTCAG TATGGAGGGAATTATCACAGATGTCATTCAAACAAAAAAGAAGGTCAAAACCCTTGATAAGAAAGTTACTAAGGTCCAAGAGGACGTCAGTGGAATGAAAGCATCAGTTGAAAAACAGGACAAGGTGATAAAAACTGTAGAGACTGGCCTTCAAAATGTCGAAAAGCGGGTGGATGTTGTGGAGAAAGATCTTGACGAAACCAAGGCTAGGGTTGAGGAAATTGACAATAAA ACAATGTCAAACGCCCCAGCATGGTCTCGAGATCTGACAAAATTGATGAACCCGAAGGCCGACAATGACTGGAGGTTATTAGGCCAGCGCCTTGGATATTCATTGGACGACATCAAGGCATGGGCCACTCATAGTGACCCTTGTATGGCCCTCCTAAATGAGTGGTACGCTACCCACCGGATGATAGAGGCCACACATGCGGTTCTGAACATTCTACAGGACATTAACAGACTTGATGCTGCTGTTCTGGTAGAAAATGCCATGAAAGCTGTAG AGGATGTCGTAGAGGAACCCACAGAGTACACCAAACCTCCACCGATCTTCCTGAGCTACCAATGGGGTCACCAGAACGAGGTCAAGTTACTAAGGCAACACCTCCTCATGGCCGGATACGAATGCTGGATGGATGTAGGACAAATGGGAGGCGGGGACAAACTGTTCGAGAAGATTGACAATGGAATCCGAGGGTCAAAGGTCATCATCTGTTGTGTGTCCGAGAAGTACGCAAAGTCTCCCAACTGTAATAGAGAG GTAAACTTGGCCGTTAATCTTGGAAAACCTATGATTCCACTGCTGATGGAGAAAATGGGCTGGCCTCCTCAGGGCTCCATGGGACCCATCTTCAGCGAGTACCTGTTTGTGAGGTTCTTTCAACGAAAGGGCGAAGAGACTGAAGACCAACGATTTTGGCCAGCTCCAAAGTTTCATGAGCTTTTGATGCAACTTAACATATACAAAACACTGCCAGATGAATCCCTCATTACCAAAG AATACAAGGACTGGTGGATTCCTGTAGCAGAGGAAGTCGTCATCTACAAGAAGTTAAACAGTCAGAGCGGTGCTGCCATGTCTCAGACAAAG gACGAAGAGAGCAAGTCTCCAGACGTGTTCCTGTCGTACCAGTGGGGTAAACAGAAGCAGATAAAACAGCTGTACAAGAGACTGTCTGAGCTTGGTTTGACCTGTTGGATGGACATCTACCAGATGGGAGGCGGGGATTCACTGTTCGACAAGATCGATCGCGGTGTCAGGGGATGTAAGATTATGCTTAGTTGTGTGACAACCAAGTACATAGTCTCGGCCAACTGTCGACGGGAAATGACTCTTGCCGACTCACTGAAGAAGCCCGTGGTGTCTCTTCTGCTTGAAAACATGACCTGGCCACCAACAGGACCTATGAGTACTGTCTTTACTCAGTTTCCATTAATCGAGTTTAATCAGGAAGAAGACATCCAAATGACATGGACGGGCATTAGGTTTGAGGACCTCCTTGATCAGATAATGGAGCACGTACCGAATACTATTGGATATGTCAAAAATCCAAGACGAAATGAAGAGAAAACGGAGACCAAAggtaatacaaatattatgtCTTCAGATCAAAATTCTGAGAGAGAACAGCCCGAAAATGACAAAGAAGAAGAAGACATGACACAAAACTCTGAATCAAACGGCTTTGATGGTCAAGCGTCATCCAAGAAATCTAGAATAGATCAGAATACTAAAGATCAGAAAGAAGCCACAAAGCCGTCGTTAGGGGCGGACAGCTTCACAGATGACGATCCGCCACCAGCATATGATTCTCTGTTTTCACAAAGTGCTTCAAGGTCCACGAGTACAGAAAACAAGAAATCAACACAAAAGACCATGTCGGAGAAAAAGAAGGAAGCTGCACCAACCGTGCGTTATCCGCCCCCGCCATATTTATACCGACATAAGTATGTTGAAATTGTTCAACCAattaaatcagaaaaaaataagtcGTCGTCATGTGTGATTGTTTGA